In Pseudanabaenaceae cyanobacterium SKYG29, the DNA window TCTGGCACCCGCGACCCTGGCAGGATAGTGACAACCCAGCTACTATCTTTTTCAGGGAGGTCTAAGCCCTTAGGCTCCAACTCATCCAGCATGGGATTACCTACACACGTGACTTTCAGCTTGAATTTTCTTTGCAACCAGTTTGCTGTCAACTCATCTCGTACAAACACTGCTTTACAACTGGGCTGCCCCATCAGCCACCGCTCCCAAGGATAGAAAATCGAACCACCCCAAAACTCCCCAGTCAGCTTGGCACCCCCCCGATCGTGCCAATAGTATTCTGATTTTGCTGTTGCCACAAACACATAGGGACAGCCCCGCCAACTGCACAACCAGGCAAACAAAAGGGGTACAATATCCCCCACTGCCACAATCAAGCGTTCCCTACTGCTCCAGCGCCACAGCGATCGGAACTGTCGCCAGGTCAACCCCAGCAACCCACTTCTAATATCCCGCCAGAGCTGTCTGACATCCATGCGTACAAAGCCACCCGTCGGCATTGCCTGTACTACCCCCGCCATGAGGGGAATATCCCGATAACTATGCCCTTCCCCCACCAGCGGTAAGGCTACCACCCCATGCCCCAATTTTTGGAGAGCACGACCAATTCTTGCCCCAACTTCATCTTCCCCATGTCCATTACTCAAACAGAGAATTTCCACCCTGCCCCCTCATACGAAACGATCGGCGATGCTGGTCAGACAAACCCAACTGGATTACAGCCTGGCGATGTTTAGGTGTACCATAGCCCTTATTGTTGGCCAAGTCATAGCCAGGGTAGTGGTGTGCCATCTGGGCAATTAGGCTATCCCGATAGACTTTGGCAACAATGCTAGCCGCCCCGATTACTACTGAGAGAGCATCTCCACCTACAATGGCAGTTTGGGGAAGGGGAGAAACTTCTTGCCAACCCAACCGATCGCGTCCGTCCACTAAACAATGATGGGGTGTTACACCCAGCGCCTTAATTGCTCGCTCCATCGCTAACAAGCTCGCCGCCAGAATATTAAATTTGTCGATTTCTGCCACCCCTACTACCCCTATGCCCCACTGCGTCTGTTTTTGGATTAGTTCTGATAGCTGTTGCCGTTGCCTGGGGGACAACTTCTTGCTATCCCTTACTCCTAAATCCCAAAGACAAGGGGTGTAGAGCACTGCGCCCCCTACTACGGGACCAAACCACGCCCCCCTGCCTACCTCATCTACCCCCACCACTAACTCCATGAAGACAGATTTACCCTTTGGTTAAGTCCGTCTACTATGTTATATTCGATTTATTGAAGGGGTAAGTTAGGCAGCTATGGCAACCAATGCTGATCTGCAGCTAGGGGATAGGAGGGAACCAAGTGTACAAGGGGAGGTATTTTTTGACCTTGGCGATACCCCTGCGGAATTTGTACCTATTGCCCAGGAAGAGCCAGTTGGAGAACTGCACCTGCGTTTTTTTGTCCCCTCCGGCAAAGAGTACGCTCTCCCTGCTATTGAAATTCGTGAAGTCCTAGAGTGTTCCCCCGATCGGATTAACCCCATGCCCAATACTTCACCCCTGATTCTAGGCATGATTAACTTACGAGGGCGAGTTATTTGGGTCTGCGACCTGGGGCAGTTTCTAGGTGACCCTAACCCTGTCAATACCGATCGAGCAGAACTACCAGTTGTAGCGATCGAAGCTGGGGGCATGGTGTTGGGGGCAGTAGTCGATCGCATTGGCGTAGTGGCTTGGTTGGACCCCGAGCAATTGCAGCCAATTGAAAACCCCCTCAACAGGTTTGTCAAAGGAGAATGGCACTTACCGGACAACCAAGTAGTTCAGCTACTGAGTGCTGAAGAGATTTTACGTTCCCCCCGTTGGATCAATCCCCAGTTACAGTAAATTTCTAGGAGAAGCTGATGGCAACTGTTACCAAAGAGCAGGAAGAATACAAGAAAGCAGAGCGAGCCTACATCGATGGCAGGTATGAAGAGGCCGTGGTGCTAACAGCTAAGTTAGTGGCTCATAACCCTAACAATGCTAAGTATCGCCTGCTGCACGGTCACGTCAATCTGGCTCTGAAAAACAGTGAGGAAGCCATTAAGAATTATGAAGCTGCTATCCAAGTCACTCAGGATCACAATATTTTGGAGCATGCTACTTGGGGAATCAACGAAGCGGAAAAGCAAAAGCAAGGGGATTACTATCAGGAGGACACTCCCCCCACTAGTGGTACAGGTGATGAAGTAGTAGACCCTTTTGCCGAATCAGAGACGGACTTCAGCTTTGGCTATGAGCAGGAAGGGGGCGAGTATTTGCGGGGGGATGCAACAATTTTGATTTCTCCTGGGAGTGTTGGTACGAACAAAACCTTTATCACCCAGCAGGAGGAGTTTAGTTTTGATGCGGAGCAAGCAGATGAGTTTTTTGGGGATGAGTTCGATGACACAGGGGCTTTCCGTACCCTCCAGGACGAGGACATCACTAGCGGATTTGCTGCCATTGAAGGGGAAGAGTTTGATGGGGAAGCCCATTCTGGCACAGTAACAGCAA includes these proteins:
- a CDS encoding lipid-A-disaccharide synthase-related protein, which produces MEILCLSNGHGEDEVGARIGRALQKLGHGVVALPLVGEGHSYRDIPLMAGVVQAMPTGGFVRMDVRQLWRDIRSGLLGLTWRQFRSLWRWSSRERLIVAVGDIVPLLFAWLCSWRGCPYVFVATAKSEYYWHDRGGAKLTGEFWGGSIFYPWERWLMGQPSCKAVFVRDELTANWLQRKFKLKVTCVGNPMLDELEPKGLDLPEKDSSWVVTILPGSRVPEAYQNFALLLELAENLRQSLETPITFLVALADSLDRDVLEQELQRQGWQGSAEFTKQNSKLLLLKGYFPDCLHLCHFGLAMAGTATEQLVGVGKPVFTLPGQGPQFTRQFAEEQTYLLGGAVTLLNHPGEVEKITDRILHDPDFFHSAVLVGRERMGTPGASDRIARMIDTLF
- a CDS encoding ribonuclease HII — translated: MELVVGVDEVGRGAWFGPVVGGAVLYTPCLWDLGVRDSKKLSPRQRQQLSELIQKQTQWGIGVVGVAEIDKFNILAASLLAMERAIKALGVTPHHCLVDGRDRLGWQEVSPLPQTAIVGGDALSVVIGAASIVAKVYRDSLIAQMAHHYPGYDLANNKGYGTPKHRQAVIQLGLSDQHRRSFRMRGQGGNSLFE
- a CDS encoding chemotaxis protein CheW, with amino-acid sequence MATNADLQLGDRREPSVQGEVFFDLGDTPAEFVPIAQEEPVGELHLRFFVPSGKEYALPAIEIREVLECSPDRINPMPNTSPLILGMINLRGRVIWVCDLGQFLGDPNPVNTDRAELPVVAIEAGGMVLGAVVDRIGVVAWLDPEQLQPIENPLNRFVKGEWHLPDNQVVQLLSAEEILRSPRWINPQLQ